From the genome of Perca fluviatilis chromosome 1, GENO_Pfluv_1.0, whole genome shotgun sequence, one region includes:
- the rab11fip4b gene encoding rab11 family-interacting protein 4B isoform X1, whose product MTSVDEDFAGGKRGTADHGLPSLVNGGGEEERLCPVIMCTRAYPDPVPERQLFPGEVEEPEEEVADEARERESDRDSAVESTQGSDTFDGLIRPGDKEDALGDLFFSGEKCGQTSISVTSDLSTRSSASLNEEQFEDYGEGEEPDFTPSSPCPEDETRTNGYSDLGSSVPSSAGQTPRKVRQHYTGELMDVYCSQCSKKVNLLNDLEVRLKNLKANSPNRKITSTAFGRQLLHNSNLSSSNGSTEDLFRDSIDSCDIDINEKVTSLEKKVAELENDIMMNGDLKSKLKQENTHLVHRVNELEEQLKDQETRAEQILQEGLRRHRESYSKMERDKNTQIELLTNRVKQVEEENSEMSLSLCRLKSQTEKLDEEKQRMTDKLEDTSLRLKDEMDLYRKMMDKLRQNRHQFQKEKEAMQELIEDLRRELEHLQLFKLETERPGRSRSSSSGLADFNSRTREVELEHEVKRLKQRFVSQDFLPPEFQHLVLSGARLHPGLMENQKLREQNDELNGQILSLSLYEAKTLFATQTKAQSLAAEIENASRDQLMEALKEQEEINIRLRQYMDKIILSILDHNPSILEIKGD is encoded by the exons ATGACTTCAGTGGATGAGGATTTTGCTGGTGGAAAGAGAGGGACTGCTGACCATGGACTCCCCTCACTAGTAAACGGG GGTGGTGAGGAGGAGCGGCTTTGTCCGGTCATCATGTGCACACGGGCCTATCCTGACCCCGTCCCTGAGCGCCAGCTGTTTCCAGGAGAGGTGGAGGAGCCTGAGGAAGAGGTTGCAGACGAGGCCAGGGAGAGGGAATCGGACAGAGACAGTGCAGTGGAAAGCACCCAAGGGTCAGACACCTTTGACGGGCTGATCAGACCTGGAGACAAGGAAGACGCACTGGGGGATCTCTTTTTCTCTGGGGAGAA GTGTGGTCAGACCAGCATCTCAGTGACCTCTGACCTATCAACACGTTCCTCCGCTTCTCTGAACGAGGAGCAGTTTGAGGACTACGGAGAAGGGGAGGAACCGGACTTCACTCCCAGCAGCCCCTGCCCGGAAGACGAGACTCGGACCAACGGGTACTCTGACCTCGGCTCATCTGTTCCCTCTAG tgcgGGCCAGACTCCTCGCAAGGTGCGTCAGCATTACACCGGTGAACTGATGGATGTCTACTGTTCTCAGTGCAGCAAAAAGGTCAACCTGCTAAATGACCTGGAGGTTCGCCTCAAAAACCTCAAGGCTAACAG CCCCAACAGGAAAATCACCAGCACTGCCTTTGGAAG GCAGCTGCTTCACAACAGCAACTTGAGCAGCAGTAATGGCAGCACGGAAGACCTTTTCCGAGACAGCATTGACTCCTGTGACATTGATATTAATGAGAAG GTGACTTCTCTGGAAAAGAAGGTGGCAGAACTCGAGAATGATATTATGATGAACGGTGATCTCAAGTCCAAGCTGAAGCAGGAGAACACACATCTGGTGCACAG GGTTAATGAGCTCGAGGAGCAGCTGAAAGACCAGGAGACGCGTGCAGAACAAATTCTACAGGAGGGGCTAAGACGACACCGAGAGTCCTACAGcaagatggagagagacaagAACACACAGATAGAGCTGCTGACCAACCG agTTAAGCAGGTGGAGGAAGAGAACAGTGAGATGAGTCTTAGTCTGTGCCGGCTCAAATCACAGACAGAGAAACTGGATGAG GAGAAGCAAAGGATGACAGACAAGCTGGAAGACACCAGTTTGCGCTTGAAGGATGAGATGGACCTTTACAGGAAAATGATGGACAAACTGAGACAGAACAGACACCAGTtccagaaagaaaaagaagccaTGCAGGAG CTGATAGAGGACCTGCGTCGAGAGCTGGAGCATTTGCAGCTCTTCAAGCTGGAGACGGAGAGGCCGGGCCGCAGTCGCAGCTCTTCCTCTGGGCTGGCGGACTTCAACAGCAGGACCAGGGAGGTGGAGCTAGAGCATGAGGTCAAGAGGCTCAAGCAG cgATTTGTGTCCCAGGACTTTCTTCCCCCTGAATTCCAGCACCTGGTGTTGTCTGGGGCTCGGCTCCATCCTGGTCTGATG GAGAACCAGAAGCTGAGGGAGCAGAACGACGAGCTTAACGGTCAGATCCTCAGCCTCAGTCTATATGAAGCAAAGACCCTGTTCGCCACACAGACCAAGGCCCAGTCTCTAGCTGCTGAGATAGAAAATGCCTCCAGAGACCAG TTAATGGAAGCCCTGAAGGAGCAGGAAGAAATTAATATACGTCTGCGACAgtacatggacaaaatcatccTGTCCATCCTGGACCACAACCCCTCCATCCTGGAGATCAAGGGCGACTAG
- the rab11fip4b gene encoding rab11 family-interacting protein 4B isoform X2, producing MTSVDEDFAGGKRGTADHGLPSLVNGGGEEERLCPVIMCTRAYPDPVPERQLFPGEVEEPEEEVADEARERESDRDSAVESTQGSDTFDGLIRPGDKEDALGDLFFSGEKCGQTSISVTSDLSTRSSASLNEEQFEDYGEGEEPDFTPSSPCPEDETRTNGYSDLGSSVPSSAGQTPRKVRQHYTGELMDVYCSQCSKKVNLLNDLEVRLKNLKANSPNRKITSTAFGRQLLHNSNLSSSNGSTEDLFRDSIDSCDIDINEKVTSLEKKVAELENDIMMNGDLKSKLKQENTHLVHRVNELEEQLKDQETRAEQILQEGLRRHRESYSKMERDKNTQIELLTNRVKQVEEENSEMSLSLCRLKSQTEKLDEEKQRMTDKLEDTSLRLKDEMDLYRKMMDKLRQNRHQFQKEKEAMQELIEDLRRELEHLQLFKLETERPGRSRSSSSGLADFNSRTREVELEHEVKRLKQENQKLREQNDELNGQILSLSLYEAKTLFATQTKAQSLAAEIENASRDQLMEALKEQEEINIRLRQYMDKIILSILDHNPSILEIKGD from the exons ATGACTTCAGTGGATGAGGATTTTGCTGGTGGAAAGAGAGGGACTGCTGACCATGGACTCCCCTCACTAGTAAACGGG GGTGGTGAGGAGGAGCGGCTTTGTCCGGTCATCATGTGCACACGGGCCTATCCTGACCCCGTCCCTGAGCGCCAGCTGTTTCCAGGAGAGGTGGAGGAGCCTGAGGAAGAGGTTGCAGACGAGGCCAGGGAGAGGGAATCGGACAGAGACAGTGCAGTGGAAAGCACCCAAGGGTCAGACACCTTTGACGGGCTGATCAGACCTGGAGACAAGGAAGACGCACTGGGGGATCTCTTTTTCTCTGGGGAGAA GTGTGGTCAGACCAGCATCTCAGTGACCTCTGACCTATCAACACGTTCCTCCGCTTCTCTGAACGAGGAGCAGTTTGAGGACTACGGAGAAGGGGAGGAACCGGACTTCACTCCCAGCAGCCCCTGCCCGGAAGACGAGACTCGGACCAACGGGTACTCTGACCTCGGCTCATCTGTTCCCTCTAG tgcgGGCCAGACTCCTCGCAAGGTGCGTCAGCATTACACCGGTGAACTGATGGATGTCTACTGTTCTCAGTGCAGCAAAAAGGTCAACCTGCTAAATGACCTGGAGGTTCGCCTCAAAAACCTCAAGGCTAACAG CCCCAACAGGAAAATCACCAGCACTGCCTTTGGAAG GCAGCTGCTTCACAACAGCAACTTGAGCAGCAGTAATGGCAGCACGGAAGACCTTTTCCGAGACAGCATTGACTCCTGTGACATTGATATTAATGAGAAG GTGACTTCTCTGGAAAAGAAGGTGGCAGAACTCGAGAATGATATTATGATGAACGGTGATCTCAAGTCCAAGCTGAAGCAGGAGAACACACATCTGGTGCACAG GGTTAATGAGCTCGAGGAGCAGCTGAAAGACCAGGAGACGCGTGCAGAACAAATTCTACAGGAGGGGCTAAGACGACACCGAGAGTCCTACAGcaagatggagagagacaagAACACACAGATAGAGCTGCTGACCAACCG agTTAAGCAGGTGGAGGAAGAGAACAGTGAGATGAGTCTTAGTCTGTGCCGGCTCAAATCACAGACAGAGAAACTGGATGAG GAGAAGCAAAGGATGACAGACAAGCTGGAAGACACCAGTTTGCGCTTGAAGGATGAGATGGACCTTTACAGGAAAATGATGGACAAACTGAGACAGAACAGACACCAGTtccagaaagaaaaagaagccaTGCAGGAG CTGATAGAGGACCTGCGTCGAGAGCTGGAGCATTTGCAGCTCTTCAAGCTGGAGACGGAGAGGCCGGGCCGCAGTCGCAGCTCTTCCTCTGGGCTGGCGGACTTCAACAGCAGGACCAGGGAGGTGGAGCTAGAGCATGAGGTCAAGAGGCTCAAGCAG GAGAACCAGAAGCTGAGGGAGCAGAACGACGAGCTTAACGGTCAGATCCTCAGCCTCAGTCTATATGAAGCAAAGACCCTGTTCGCCACACAGACCAAGGCCCAGTCTCTAGCTGCTGAGATAGAAAATGCCTCCAGAGACCAG TTAATGGAAGCCCTGAAGGAGCAGGAAGAAATTAATATACGTCTGCGACAgtacatggacaaaatcatccTGTCCATCCTGGACCACAACCCCTCCATCCTGGAGATCAAGGGCGACTAG